The Listeria welshimeri serovar 6b str. SLCC5334 genome has a window encoding:
- the fepR gene encoding efflux pump transcriptional regulator FepR, whose protein sequence is MRKEEIKQAALTLFANNGFEGTSLADIAGMVGLKKQSLYSHFKDKDDLFLSIMKDAKSTEIDYYRAKLRDSDLSRPDLVLSSLLFGVKELYDTDEAYQFWLRYGFYPPKHLYDIVQAYITENVQQMEQDFTALFADWIEQKLIPNQDVETMKEAYMGILDAVIVDIVYVNDPARTDKKITALWQVFWRGITLKA, encoded by the coding sequence ATGAGAAAAGAAGAAATCAAACAAGCTGCATTAACACTTTTTGCAAATAATGGATTTGAAGGAACCTCACTTGCTGATATTGCAGGGATGGTTGGGCTAAAGAAACAATCACTCTATTCCCATTTTAAGGATAAAGATGACTTGTTTTTATCAATTATGAAAGATGCGAAATCGACTGAAATAGATTACTATAGAGCAAAACTTCGTGATAGTGACTTATCTAGACCAGATCTTGTTTTATCTAGTTTACTTTTTGGTGTTAAAGAATTATATGATACAGATGAGGCGTATCAATTCTGGTTACGCTATGGTTTTTACCCGCCGAAACATTTATATGATATTGTTCAAGCTTATATTACCGAAAATGTACAACAAATGGAACAAGATTTTACGGCTTTATTTGCAGATTGGATAGAACAAAAACTTATTCCAAATCAAGACGTGGAAACGATGAAAGAAGCTTACATGGGAATTCTTGATGCTGTCATTGTGGATATTGTTTATGTAAACGACCCAGCTAGAACAGACAAAAAAATCACAGCTTTATGGCAAGTTTTCTGGAGAGGAATTACGCTAAAAGCTTAA